From Saccharibacillus brassicae:
ACGCCTACAGTGTCGATACCGGAATTCGTGCAGTTGCTAAGCGGGAAGTCGATGATGCGGTACGTTCCTCCAAAGTATACGGCAGGCTTTGCCAAAGACTTCGTCAGGCCTTTCAATCTCTTGCCTTGTCCGCCGGCCAGCAGCATGGCGATCATTTCTTTTTTCTTCATTCAGACGAACCTCCTCGGCAATATATACGACTGTGCGCGTGGCGGAGCATTCTCCGCAGATGTGTAAGTGCCCGAACGGGCGGTTGCGACTTGCCAGGATAGCAGAACGGGAATGCAAATCAGCGAGACAGTATAAAACCACATATAACATGTTTAACCCGAGCGAGCCATTTGGAATCTCCATTTGCCGGGAAATTTCGCAATAAAACGCACGAAGCGCAAACGGAATTTTGTGCAAACGATTGAACGAACGCAGCTTGCGCAAATGCGTCGTCCTTCCGTCCTGATGATACCATATACTTGAAAAATTGAAAGTATTAAATGAATATCCGGAACGGAAAGCCGCGGGTGAAGCCGCTCAAACGGACGTCGATCGAAGCCTGTGGGAAAAAGAGCGAAACCTCTGCTTGGGCAGGACGGATTTTGTGCGGATTCGGGGAAAAAGAAGGACTGGCCCGCGTTCTGGTCAGGCTGCCGCAGACGGTGGGGGACATTCGGAAAAATTCGCGGCTTTCGCCTCACCTAACGAACCCGGGTCACGCTATTCGGCGATAAAAACGCTTTTACTGCATACTAACGAATCGCAGCAGCGTTATTTGTCCGAAATCGGCCTGAATCGACGGAATGGGAGCGAATAAGAACACGAGGATTCGTTCGTTTGCAAAAAAGGCGGAAAATCGGGAAATAGCGGTATGAGGATTCGCTGCGCGGGGGCGGGGAACGTGCGGGGTGCGGGGGGTGTGCGTATGGACGTGCATATAGATATGGAGAATGCGAAAAGATCGATAGTATGCAAAAAGACAGTAACGCGCGCAGGCCTGGCCCGAACAAAAACCCTGCCGCTCCATTCGGAGCAGCAGGGTTTTGCGGCAGCCCGGAACGCAGCCCGTTCACGGACTCGTCCGCATGTCGCCGAGCCCGAACACCGGCACCAGCTGCGCCAGCAGCAGCGCGGCGGCAGCCGCTCCGGCGAGCAGCAGGAATACGGCCGCATCGCTGCGCGTAACCGGCGACGGATAATAGTAGGTTCTGCGGCGCTCGGCATCGAAGCGCTTCACTTCCATCGCGACGGCGGTACGCTGGGCGCGCCGGATGCTCTGCGCCAGCAGCGGCAGCGCGTACAGCTCCGGCAGGCGCAGCAGCGCCGCGGGCGCGAAGCCCCGTCCGGCGCCTCCGGTGCCGCGCACGGCAAGGGCGTCGCGCCGGATGCGCAGCTCCTCCAGCGCCATCGGCATGAGGCGAAGCGACGCCATGAAGCTGTAGGCGTATTTGGGGCTGAGCTTCAGGCGCTGCATCAGCGCGTAGAACAGGTCGGTCGAGCGGGTCGTCAGCACGAACAGCAGCCCCTGGCAGCCGAACGCGATCGAGCGGAAGCCCAGATGCAGGCCGCGATAGAAGCTTTCCTGCGAGATCGAGATCGGACCAAGCGACCACCAGATCTCGGTGCCTTTGCCGAACAGGATCATCGACAGCGAAGCGGAAGCGAACGCCAGCGCGAAGCCCGAAGCGAGCAGCGCCGTTTTCCAGGCCGGATAACCGGAAGCGGCGAACAGCAGCAGCAGAAATACGACGGCCAGATAAAACGAAGCGTCGATCCGGTGCGTCAGCACCGTCAAAGCGAACAGCAGCAGGAACAGCGGCAGCTTGAGCGCCGGGTTGGCCCGGTGCAGCCACGTCGTGCGGGCCGGTTCGAAAAATCCGTTCACGGACGTACCTCCTTCGACAGCCGCAGCCCGTCGGCGCGGGAGCGGCCCGTCTGTTCGATCGAGGCCAGCCGGCCGTCTTCGATCCGCCAGATTTGCGTGGCCAGCCGCTCGGCGATTTCCATCTCGTGCGTAATCATCAGCACGGCATGGCCGGAAGCGCGCAGCCGCTCGCACAGATCCAGAATCGCGAACGCGTTGCGTGCGTCCTGGCCGAACGTCGGCTCGTCGAGCAGCAGCAGCGGCTTGTCCGACACGATAGCCGAAGCGACGCTGAGCCGGCGCTTCTGGCCGAGCGACAGCAGGTACGGATGGCGCTCGGCATAATCGCCAAGCCCGAAAACGTCTAGGCAGTCGGAAGCCCGGCGCAGAATGCCGGCTTCCGCTTCGCCGTCCGGTCGGCTGCGCCCGAACCAGCGGGCGCGCCAGCTGCCGCGGGCCGCGCCGCTCTCCGCCGCTTCGCTGCGCAGCGTGAACGACACTTCGTCCAGCACCCGGTTCGTCACGAACTGGAACTCGGGGTTCTGGAACACGAAGGCGGCGTGCCGCGCCGCCGTCTCCCGCAGCGCCCGGCGGCCCGGGGGGCGTTCCCCCGCGTATTCGCACGAGCCTTCATGCGGCAGCA
This genomic window contains:
- a CDS encoding energy-coupling factor transporter transmembrane component T family protein, whose product is MNGFFEPARTTWLHRANPALKLPLFLLLFALTVLTHRIDASFYLAVVFLLLLFAASGYPAWKTALLASGFALAFASASLSMILFGKGTEIWWSLGPISISQESFYRGLHLGFRSIAFGCQGLLFVLTTRSTDLFYALMQRLKLSPKYAYSFMASLRLMPMALEELRIRRDALAVRGTGGAGRGFAPAALLRLPELYALPLLAQSIRRAQRTAVAMEVKRFDAERRRTYYYPSPVTRSDAAVFLLLAGAAAAALLLAQLVPVFGLGDMRTSP